The sequence below is a genomic window from Actinomycetota bacterium.
TACTCCGGGACCGGCACCCGGCGCGCCCGGAGGCGGACTGGCACCGTCACCGCCTGTACCGCCGCCCCCGCCCGTACCGGGGGCCGGGACGCCCGCACCCGCGCCCCCGCCGAACCGCGCCGGGTCGAACTTCTCGGAAAGACCCGGCAAATCCGGGGACCCGAAGGAAAGAATGGGTCCGAGGGTGGTGGTGACGACGTTGTCGACCGGAAGCACGACCTCCTGCTTTTCGCCGATTTCGCGCAACTGGTAGATCATCGTTCGTTCGCGCACGGGCTCCCGGGTGCGCCCCTGCTTGACGCCTTCGTACTGCCTCTTCAAAAACTTCGATCCCCGCTTCTGGGGGCCGATCAGCCGGCGGAAGTCCACCTGCTTGTCGATGCTGATCTCCTCCCGGACGCTGATCAGGTTCCCGTCCTTCACATAGAAGGCCATCTTCCGGAAGGACGGCAGGCTCGGCAGGGCGGCCGAGGTCCCACGGGCACTGCGCTTGGGGAGCGCGGCGGGAGCGAGGTCATACCTCTTCACCCCCGCGGTGTCGAGCCCCTTCTTGACCTCCTTGGCCTCGTCGGTGTCCGGCGGCTCCTTTTTCTGCTTGGCGTCGAAGTCGCGTAGGAATGGGTCATTCGCTGGGACGTATTCGATCTCGTCGGGATTGAACTCCCTTACGGCCGCTCCCTCGCTGATCGCCCGTCTCACGTACTGGTTGACGTAGATGGCGTCCAGCGGCGGGTTCTTGCCCACCGTCAACGATCCCGACCGGTTGACCTGCGCCGTCAGCGGGGGGGCGGCGGCGTAGTCGAGGACCCACTTCTTCTCGAACAGCCCCTGGAACAGTGCCGGGTCGGGGGGCTCGTTTTTGGACACCTGCTGCTGGGACGTGAAGATTGCGATGAACAAGCCGGGGACGAGCTCGGCGTTCTCGAGCTTCAGCGCCAGTGCGTCGTCGCTGACGATGATCTCGAAAGCGTCCCCCCCGTCAACCTTCAGCTTCACCCCGTACCGCAGGTCGTCCTGGATCCGCCCGTCCACGGTCACCGTCTGCTCGGCGATGGCGGCACGTCCCTCGATGCCATCGGCCTTTTTGATCTCGGGCTGGTCCGGCACCGCCTCCGTGTAAACGAAGTCCTTTGGAAGCGCCTCGACCTTGCTGAGCGCCGCAAGTACCTCCTGCTCCGGGATCTGGCGCTCGCCGCACCCGGCAAGAAGTCCGGCCACCAGCACGACGACAGCCAGCTGCTTCATATGCCCACGTCCAGTTTGAGGACCTTGCGGAGCAGCGTCCGTGGGAACACGAAGTCGCGATGCACGCTCAAGACGAACAGGCCCTTGTTCTCGAACCAGGCGAACACATTCTGCTGGTTTCCACCCGTGGAGTAGATCACGGTGTCCTCGACCTTCAGCACCTGCGGCTTGGTCGACCCGAGCAGCCCGATCACGGTCGACCTGAACCGCGGACTCTTCGGCCGGGCCAGCCGGTTGAAACGGCTTATCTGCAGCGTCGCCCGCAGCAGCTCGCCCTCGCGGAGACTGAAGACGGCGAGGCTGTCGATGTAGGGCCTGTCGACTCTCTTGACGATCTTGGAGACGTCCTCAAGTTTTGTCTGGAGGCCCAGAATCTGGGACGGGAACGTGATCGTCGGTGCGTCAACCGGTCCCGCCCCCGTCAGCACGTCACCCGGGCTCTTGCCGCGACAACCGGTCGCGGCAAACGAAACGACCAGGACCAGGATGAGGAGCTTCCTCAACGGACTGTCAGAGCTCCACGGGCGAAGGTGAGACCCTCGTCGGTGACGTTGTACTGCCCTGGGCCGGGCGTGAACTCCCAGACCTGCCCCGGCTTGAGCGGCCCTGAGCTGAAGTTCCCGCCGGACCCGCTCGCCGTATAGGTCCTGAACTTGCGCTCGGGGATCGTGTCCTTGTTCGTCACCCTGAGCACCGTCCCTCGGGCGAACTCCACCTCGGGGTTGGGGGCGTAGTACGGACTGTCGGTTACAAGGGCAAGCTCGAAGTACTCCTTTTTGGGAGCTACCGTCGGCGCGGCAGTCACCTGCACGGCTTTGGGTGCGGGCGTCGGGGTCGCCACACCAAGCGCGTTCGGCGCCGGAGTGGATCTCGGGTCCGGCGTCGGCGTCTCGCCTAGACGCCGGTTCTCGCCTCCCTTGACATCCAGCGGCACTTCACTACCAACGCTGGCAGGCTTACCGCAGCCGGCGACGCCGAGGATCAGCAGCAGAACCAGGCCAAGTGCTTGCATCGACTTTCTCATTTGGTCACCTCTTCGGGGGCTCCGTTTTCTTCCTCTCCACAACTCCTGAACGCTGGACAACGTCCTCTGAGGTCCCGAGGTACGACTGGATCACGCGTTCGTCGTTCAGCACGACCTCCGGTTTGCCGCGCAGGATCACGGCCCCCTGTTCCATCGCCACGAGCTCGTCGGAGATCGCCGAGATCAGAGGCATGTCGTGTTCAATGATGAGCATGCTGCAGCCCGTCTCGAAACGGACGCGGCGCAGCAGCGGCGCCAGGCCCTCAGACTCGGCCTGCGCGATGCCGGTGGAGGGCTCATCGAGCATCAGCAGCTTCGGCTCCGCGGCCAGGACGCAGGCGAGGTCGGTGATGCGCCGAAGTCCGGTGGACAGCTCCTTGACGAACTTGTCCCTGAACGCGCCGAGCTCGAGAAGCTCGATCAGGCGCTCGGCCCGCCGTCGGACCCTGCGCTCGGACGCCCTCACCTGCGGGACCTGCAGGGCGGTCAGTGCGATGTTGCGGACCTCCAGCTTGCGCTCCAACGACACGAGGATGTTCTCAAACACGGTGAGGGACGGGAACAGGCGGGCGTCCTGGAATCGCCTGACCAGCCGCAGCTTCGCCCGCTCCTCGGGAGCCATCTTCGTGATGTCGACGCCGTCGTAGACGATGCTGCCGGAGTCGGGGATCTGGTACCCGGAGATGAGGTCGAACAGGGTGGTCTTCCCGGCCCCGTTCGGGCCAATGAGGCCGAGGGACTCCCCCTCCCGCAGCACGAACCCGGCGGACCGGACGGCCTGGATGCCTCCGAAGGACTTCGTCACGTCCTTCACCTCGAGGATCGTCCTGGCGTGTTCCAGCTCGTACTGGCGCAGGTCCTTGTCGCCCTTCACGCCCGACCCGGGGCCCTCCGTCAGCGCGCCGGTCCCCTTGACGTAGACGGCGCGAAGGATGTCCGGACGGCGGAGCAGCTCCTTGGTCTCGCCGAAGAACTTGACCTCGCCCTTTTCCATGAAGATCGCTCGTTCGGCCACCGTCAGGGCGACGTTCACCGACTGCTCGACGATGATGATCGTCGTTCCCTGGGCGTTGATCCGGCGCACCACCTCGACGAGCTGCTGGACGACAGCTGGCGACAGTCCGAGGGACAGTTCGTCGATCATCAGCAGCCGGGGCTTGCTCAAAAAGGCCTGGGCCAGCGAGAGCTGCTGCTGCTCGCCTCCGGACAGCAGCTGGGCGCGCTCGTTGCCCCGCTCCTTGAGGATCGGGAAGATCCCGTAGATCTCCTCGAGGCGCTCGTTGCCCTCCTTTTCGTCGGACAGCCAGTTGCCGAGGGTCAGGTTTTCCCGCACGGTCAGGTCCGGGAACACCCCCCGGCCTCCGGGCATGTGGATCACCCCGCGCGACGCTACCTCGTGCGGCGGCATGTGGGTGATGTCCCGTCCGTCGAAGACGATCGCGCCGTTGGACGCCTCCTGGGTGCCGCTGATCGCCTTGAGAAGCGTGGACTTCCCTGCCCCGTTGGTGCCGAGCAGGGCAATGAGCTGCCCCTGTTCCACGTCGAAGTCAACCCCGAAAAGGACCTGGACCCCGCCCTCGTACTCAACGTCCACGTCGCGGCAGAC
It includes:
- a CDS encoding MFS transporter — its product is MSRRGKGRGDEPGDATRADDIVVAEVITPVPAAVAPPGPSKEPSFLEKGKQEFTGLLREAANYKELKKTPYGLKPIIFFTILGAVTAVDGRAFGAAAPEIIRDLELDLTAVFNALSVVGFFLTFVYIYLAYLSDRVRRLPIVAAGAFLTGLFSVFTAGSSSVATLGASRAGDAIGDTALGTPLFSLQADYYPPESRGKVFALNGVISRILGLAAPAIVAGLILSAKGGLYWRLPFLITGPILMVLSIAVLFVLKEPIRGYMERRALGASEEVARQPEESPSIGEAWRTVWAIRTLRRLFIADIPDTAADRVYGFFFAVFLVEHYGLDLGERTVLAIVGGLVALPFGFLAGGLVDVLLRRRPSRVLVLSGLLGVGGSLFAFVEASGPPLWLLIAVNFAFGAASSLLGPASGVLFVQILPAHIRTLGLAVRVLATLPGVILSTVAVNYLEPRYGVQGALFAAAPFMLLSSLIRLSSASLYERDVRAAIASQLASAEWRRAKEAGRGKLLVCRDVDVEYEGGVQVLFGVDFDVEQGQLIALLGTNGAGKSTLLKAISGTQEASNGAIVFDGRDITHMPPHEVASRGVIHMPGGRGVFPDLTVRENLTLGNWLSDEKEGNERLEEIYGIFPILKERGNERAQLLSGGEQQQLSLAQAFLSKPRLLMIDELSLGLSPAVVQQLVEVVRRINAQGTTIIIVEQSVNVALTVAERAIFMEKGEVKFFGETKELLRRPDILRAVYVKGTGALTEGPGSGVKGDKDLRQYELEHARTILEVKDVTKSFGGIQAVRSAGFVLREGESLGLIGPNGAGKTTLFDLISGYQIPDSGSIVYDGVDITKMAPEERAKLRLVRRFQDARLFPSLTVFENILVSLERKLEVRNIALTALQVPQVRASERRVRRRAERLIELLELGAFRDKFVKELSTGLRRITDLACVLAAEPKLLMLDEPSTGIAQAESEGLAPLLRRVRFETGCSMLIIEHDMPLISAISDELVAMEQGAVILRGKPEVVLNDERVIQSYLGTSEDVVQRSGVVERKKTEPPKR